In a genomic window of Curtobacterium sp. MCBD17_035:
- a CDS encoding glycerophosphodiester phosphodiesterase family protein, with amino-acid sequence MPDEHAHTASPQPRVIAHRGASGHRPEHSRAAYELAVTLGADAIEPDLVVSRDGVLVLRHENEISGTTDIASRPEFRDRRTTKRVDGQRVTGWFTEDLTWEELRTLRVRERLPALRPASAAYDGSGGILRFEDLLALLDAAPRPVGLVAEVKHATFFAEQGLPLDELVDAVLGEAGWRSDPRLTFESFEKQVLLDLRARGTGGRSVYLMERRGAAADERARQGSAAPTYAAERTDAGLAGLASRFDGISVDLSTLMAGVDSVAVGDDREVRSGLVDRAHAAGLTVFTWTLRAENRFLPAPLRRDGDLAARGDWARWFTSVMRTGVDGVFADQPDLALAARSMLR; translated from the coding sequence ATGCCCGACGAGCACGCGCACACGGCGTCTCCACAGCCCCGCGTCATCGCCCACCGGGGCGCCTCCGGGCATCGTCCCGAGCACTCCCGCGCGGCGTACGAGCTGGCGGTGACGCTCGGCGCGGACGCGATCGAGCCGGATCTCGTCGTGAGCCGGGACGGTGTGCTCGTCCTGCGTCACGAGAACGAGATCTCGGGCACGACGGACATCGCGTCCCGACCGGAGTTCCGCGACCGGCGCACCACGAAGCGCGTCGACGGTCAGCGCGTCACCGGCTGGTTCACCGAGGACCTCACGTGGGAGGAGCTGCGCACCCTCCGCGTGCGTGAGCGCCTCCCCGCCCTGCGGCCGGCGAGCGCGGCGTACGACGGCAGCGGGGGGATCCTCCGCTTCGAGGACCTCCTCGCACTGCTCGACGCCGCACCGCGCCCGGTCGGGCTCGTGGCCGAGGTCAAGCACGCCACGTTCTTCGCCGAGCAGGGGTTGCCCCTCGACGAGCTCGTCGACGCCGTCCTCGGCGAGGCCGGCTGGCGCTCCGATCCGCGCCTCACGTTCGAGAGCTTCGAGAAGCAGGTGCTCCTCGACCTGAGGGCCCGGGGAACGGGCGGTCGCTCCGTCTACCTCATGGAGCGGCGGGGCGCGGCGGCCGACGAGCGCGCCCGGCAGGGCTCCGCCGCCCCGACGTACGCCGCGGAGCGCACCGACGCCGGCCTGGCCGGGCTCGCGTCGCGCTTCGACGGCATCAGCGTGGACCTGTCGACCCTGATGGCGGGTGTCGACTCGGTCGCCGTGGGCGACGACCGGGAGGTCCGCAGCGGCCTGGTCGATCGGGCCCACGCCGCCGGGTTGACGGTGTTCACCTGGACGCTCCGCGCGGAGAACCGGTTCCTCCCCGCGCCACTCCGGCGCGACGGCGACCTCGCGGCGCGCGGGGACTGGGCCCGTTGGTTCACCTCGGTGATGCGCACGGGCGTCGACGGCGTGTTCGCGGACCAGCCGGACCTCGCGCTCGCCGCACGGTCGATGCTCCGCTGA
- a CDS encoding GNAT family N-acetyltransferase encodes MAHRAVVRTATAADARGIATVHAVSWRETYAHLVDGEEHPAFQIEPRVARWEQNLASGSFGTVVAVVDGAVVGFATTADLGAPDQPAEHDQPAEQRTEATTAHPSAAHRPTELTMLYVLAAAHGTGIGQALLDAALADRPASLWVAADNPRAQAFYRRNGFRTDGTTGAFPPIGATVRMVR; translated from the coding sequence ATGGCACACCGCGCCGTCGTCCGCACCGCCACCGCCGCGGACGCCCGCGGCATCGCGACGGTCCACGCCGTGTCGTGGCGCGAGACGTACGCGCACCTCGTCGACGGGGAGGAACATCCCGCCTTCCAGATCGAGCCGCGCGTCGCGCGGTGGGAACAGAACCTCGCCTCCGGGTCCTTCGGCACGGTGGTCGCGGTCGTCGACGGTGCGGTCGTCGGGTTCGCCACGACGGCCGACCTCGGCGCCCCCGATCAGCCCGCCGAACACGATCAGCCCGCCGAACAGCGGACCGAGGCGACCACCGCGCATCCGTCGGCCGCGCACCGCCCCACCGAACTGACCATGCTCTACGTCCTCGCCGCCGCGCACGGCACCGGGATCGGCCAGGCACTCCTCGACGCGGCGCTCGCGGACCGGCCGGCGTCGCTGTGGGTCGCGGCCGACAACCCGCGGGCGCAGGCCTTCTACCGGCGCAACGGGTTCAGGACCGACGGCACCACCGGCGCGTTCCCGCCGATCGGCGCGACCGTGCGCATGGTGCGCTGA
- a CDS encoding UvrD-helicase domain-containing protein, translating into MTIVLDPFDSAPDDGAGRPARSGTATYDDPFTAGLNPQQKAAVEYRGESLLIVAGAGSGKTSVLTRRIALLLANREAWPSQILAITFTNKAAAEMRERVQALVGGAAEGMWISTFHSACVRILRRESERFGFTSSFTIYDSADSRALLKRILKDLEADALGLTVGAAANKISKLKNELQDVESYARDINTNDPQEVMFLEVFRQYSRELRRANAFDFDDLIGQTVFLFRAFPDVAALYQRRFRHVLVDEYQDTNHAQYALIRELTRPVAPEQVDALEASGQHVDRMREPDGSIAPASLTVVGDSDQSIYAFRGADIRNIVEFERDFPNSRVILLEQNYRSTQNILDAANAVIANNFDRQAKNLFTDVGAGEKITGFTGYTGHDEAQFVADEIQRLHDDEYMDYRDMAVFYRTNSQTRALEEIFIRAAIPYRVLGGTKFYERAEIKDAMAYLITVANPADPLSLRRILNVPKRGIGAVTETALQRYADQNEVSLREALRHADELGFGPKVRTAITDFAALLDAVAEKAPTQPVVDTLTQLLDGSKLLEVLRMSPDAQDAARADNIDELVAVTREFQKNNPEGTLSDFLTEVSLVAAADELDDSSGTVSLMTLHTAKGLEYDAVFLTGIEEDLLPHRMSAGEPGGPAEERRLFYVGITRARKHLFLSLAMTRAQFGDVNVAMPSRFLQEIPDGLIEWKQSPGMANSRGGTQPRALNARREGGVGPGGGAGWRGRGGGFAGGSFDRATAAAKTRPKTEWSNSVSGQVRDNGDMELAPGDRISHVDFGEGRVTAVTGSGAKRIAEVQFDTAGRKKLLIKIAPIEKL; encoded by the coding sequence ATGACGATCGTGCTCGACCCCTTCGACTCCGCTCCCGACGACGGGGCGGGTCGACCCGCGCGCAGCGGCACCGCCACCTACGACGACCCCTTCACCGCCGGCCTCAACCCGCAGCAGAAGGCCGCGGTCGAGTACCGCGGCGAGTCCCTCCTCATCGTGGCGGGCGCGGGATCCGGCAAGACGAGTGTGCTCACCCGGCGCATCGCGCTCCTCCTGGCCAACCGCGAGGCCTGGCCGAGTCAGATCCTGGCGATCACGTTCACGAACAAGGCCGCGGCCGAGATGCGCGAGCGTGTCCAGGCGCTCGTCGGCGGGGCGGCCGAGGGCATGTGGATCTCGACGTTCCACTCGGCGTGCGTGCGCATCCTCCGACGCGAGTCCGAGCGGTTCGGGTTCACGTCGTCGTTCACGATCTACGACTCCGCGGACTCGCGTGCACTGCTCAAGCGGATCCTCAAGGACCTCGAGGCCGACGCGCTCGGGCTGACGGTCGGCGCCGCCGCCAACAAGATCTCGAAGCTCAAGAACGAGCTGCAGGACGTCGAGTCCTACGCCCGCGACATCAACACGAACGACCCGCAAGAGGTCATGTTCCTCGAGGTGTTCCGGCAGTACTCACGCGAGCTCCGGCGGGCGAACGCGTTCGACTTCGACGACCTCATCGGGCAGACGGTGTTCCTGTTCCGGGCGTTCCCCGACGTCGCCGCGCTCTACCAGCGGCGCTTCCGGCACGTGCTCGTCGACGAGTACCAGGACACGAACCACGCCCAGTACGCCCTGATCCGCGAGCTCACACGGCCGGTCGCACCCGAGCAGGTCGACGCGCTCGAGGCATCGGGGCAGCACGTCGACCGCATGCGGGAGCCCGACGGGTCGATCGCGCCGGCGTCGCTCACCGTGGTCGGCGACTCCGACCAGTCGATCTACGCCTTCCGCGGGGCGGACATCCGGAACATCGTCGAGTTCGAGCGGGACTTCCCGAACAGCCGGGTGATCCTGCTCGAGCAGAACTACCGGTCGACGCAGAACATCCTCGACGCCGCCAACGCCGTGATCGCGAACAACTTCGACCGGCAGGCCAAGAACCTGTTCACGGACGTCGGGGCCGGCGAGAAGATCACGGGCTTCACGGGCTACACCGGGCACGACGAGGCCCAGTTCGTCGCGGACGAGATCCAGCGGCTGCACGACGACGAGTACATGGACTACCGGGACATGGCCGTGTTCTACCGGACGAACTCCCAGACCCGTGCCCTCGAGGAGATCTTCATCCGCGCGGCGATCCCGTACCGGGTGCTCGGCGGCACGAAGTTCTACGAGCGTGCCGAGATCAAGGACGCCATGGCGTACCTGATCACCGTCGCGAACCCCGCGGACCCGCTCTCGCTGCGCCGGATCCTCAACGTGCCGAAGCGCGGCATCGGCGCCGTCACCGAGACCGCCCTGCAGCGGTACGCCGACCAGAACGAGGTCTCCCTGCGCGAGGCCCTCCGGCACGCCGACGAACTCGGGTTCGGGCCGAAGGTCCGCACGGCGATCACCGACTTCGCGGCGCTGCTCGACGCCGTCGCCGAGAAGGCCCCGACGCAGCCCGTGGTCGACACCCTGACGCAGCTGCTCGACGGCTCGAAGCTGCTCGAGGTGCTCCGGATGTCGCCGGACGCCCAGGACGCCGCCCGCGCCGACAACATCGACGAGCTCGTGGCGGTCACGCGGGAGTTCCAGAAGAACAACCCCGAGGGCACGCTCTCGGACTTCCTGACCGAGGTCTCCCTGGTCGCCGCGGCCGACGAGCTCGACGACTCCTCGGGCACCGTCTCGCTCATGACGCTGCACACCGCGAAGGGGCTCGAGTACGACGCGGTGTTCCTCACCGGCATCGAGGAGGACCTGCTTCCGCACCGCATGTCCGCCGGCGAGCCCGGTGGCCCGGCCGAGGAACGCCGTCTGTTCTACGTGGGCATCACCCGCGCTCGGAAGCACCTGTTCCTCTCGCTCGCGATGACGCGCGCGCAGTTCGGTGACGTCAACGTGGCCATGCCCTCGCGGTTCCTCCAGGAGATCCCGGACGGGCTCATCGAGTGGAAGCAGTCACCGGGCATGGCGAACAGCCGTGGTGGCACGCAACCCCGCGCCCTGAACGCCCGGCGCGAGGGCGGCGTCGGACCGGGCGGCGGCGCGGGCTGGCGCGGACGGGGCGGCGGGTTCGCGGGCGGCAGCTTCGACCGGGCCACGGCCGCGGCGAAGACCCGCCCGAAGACCGAGTGGTCGAACAGCGTCTCGGGGCAGGTGCGCGACAACGGCGACATGGAGCTCGCGCCGGGGGACCGGATCTCGCACGTCGACTTCGGCGAGGGACGCGTCACCGCGGTCACGGGCAGCGGGGCCAAGCGGATCGCCGAGGTCCAGTTCGACACGGCCGGGCGCAAGAAGCTCCTCATCAAGATCGCGCCGATCGAGAAGCTCTGA
- a CDS encoding pyridoxal 5'-phosphate synthase codes for MTTDRITRDDTASFPEFDGLTAHPDHPMTLARRWLDAATAREVREPLAMTLATASLTGVLSARTVDVKELADEGLLFGTGTDTPTGVELTANPNAALHAYWRETGQQLRFEGHVVRLDDAAADALFAARSPKSRAATAASHQSAAFPAEHDPRSVVDDLIAQANALLDEHGDAVPRPPAWAAFRLVPDVVEFWLSARDRVYRRLRYRSAEGSWRVDRLQP; via the coding sequence GTGACCACGGACCGCATCACCCGCGACGACACCGCCAGCTTCCCGGAGTTCGACGGCCTGACCGCCCACCCCGACCACCCGATGACGCTCGCGCGACGCTGGCTCGACGCCGCGACCGCCCGGGAGGTCCGCGAACCGCTCGCGATGACCCTCGCCACCGCGAGCCTCACGGGTGTGCTCAGCGCCCGGACCGTCGACGTCAAGGAGCTCGCCGACGAGGGGCTGCTGTTCGGCACGGGCACGGACACCCCCACGGGCGTCGAGCTCACGGCGAACCCGAACGCCGCCCTGCACGCCTACTGGCGCGAGACGGGGCAGCAGCTCCGGTTCGAGGGGCACGTCGTGCGCCTCGACGACGCCGCGGCCGACGCCCTGTTCGCGGCGCGGTCCCCGAAGTCCCGGGCCGCCACCGCCGCGTCCCACCAGTCCGCGGCCTTCCCCGCCGAACACGACCCACGGTCGGTCGTCGACGACCTGATCGCGCAGGCGAACGCCCTGCTCGACGAGCATGGTGACGCCGTCCCGCGTCCTCCCGCCTGGGCGGCGTTCCGCCTCGTGCCGGACGTCGTGGAGTTCTGGCTCAGCGCCCGCGACCGCGTGTACCGACGCCTCCGCTACCGGAGCGCGGAGGGCTCCTGGCGGGTCGACCGACTGCAGCCCTGA
- a CDS encoding MFS transporter, whose protein sequence is MSDPTTSAIVPGARSTRRAPTSLRQAWPALLGLSAVFLFEMLDNAILNVALPTIGRDLHTTTTGLQWVTGSYAVVFGGSMLVFGAIADRFGRRRVMLVGLVLLAVTSLATAGVGSTGELIAVRVAMGVAAAMTTPGSMALAFRLFDRNDLRVRATTLISTVGLVGLAIGPTVGGFVLAVAPWQVLLLVNAPIAVLAIIGVSRGVALDEPEELHPAPIDVLGAALGTATIVLGLVAPTLFVDRGAQDGAPWAASLAALVAAALFVLRERTARHPLLDLALVALPRVSSGLAFKAAAGLATAGLGYLVTLQFQLDWGWAPALAAVGMLPQVAVLVAGGPFVGRFVDRVGIDHAAWSSAAAVVAGLAVYGVLGRFGYPWVAAALVLEAAGMRVVGVVAGVNVLRGLPAARTTIGAALVDTATEVASGIGLAVTGTVLAASAVGRLTAGGWTAAQTAGFREAVTTGALVLTVVAAALVAWGIARGRRAVPLG, encoded by the coding sequence ATGTCCGACCCGACCACCAGCGCCATCGTCCCAGGCGCGCGATCCACCCGGCGCGCGCCCACCTCGCTCCGACAGGCGTGGCCCGCCCTGCTCGGCCTGTCGGCCGTGTTCCTGTTCGAGATGCTCGACAACGCGATCCTCAACGTCGCACTCCCCACGATCGGCCGGGATCTGCACACGACGACGACGGGGCTGCAGTGGGTGACCGGCTCCTACGCCGTCGTGTTCGGCGGGTCGATGCTCGTGTTCGGGGCGATCGCCGACCGGTTCGGGCGGCGGCGCGTCATGCTCGTCGGGCTCGTCCTGCTCGCCGTGACGAGTCTCGCGACCGCAGGCGTCGGCTCGACCGGCGAGCTCATCGCGGTCCGGGTCGCGATGGGGGTCGCCGCCGCGATGACCACGCCGGGCTCGATGGCGCTGGCGTTCCGGCTCTTCGACCGCAACGACCTCCGCGTCCGCGCGACCACCCTGATCTCGACGGTCGGACTCGTGGGGCTCGCGATCGGACCGACCGTCGGCGGGTTCGTCCTCGCGGTCGCGCCGTGGCAGGTCCTCCTGCTCGTGAACGCCCCGATCGCGGTGCTGGCGATCATCGGGGTCAGCCGGGGCGTGGCCCTCGACGAGCCCGAGGAGCTCCACCCCGCGCCGATCGACGTCCTCGGCGCGGCGCTCGGCACGGCGACGATCGTTCTCGGCCTCGTCGCGCCGACGCTCTTCGTCGACCGTGGTGCGCAGGACGGCGCGCCGTGGGCCGCGAGCCTCGCCGCCCTCGTGGCCGCGGCGCTCTTCGTGCTCCGCGAACGCACCGCGCGGCACCCCCTGCTCGACCTCGCCCTGGTCGCCCTGCCCCGCGTCTCGAGCGGACTCGCGTTCAAGGCCGCCGCCGGACTCGCCACCGCCGGGCTCGGGTACCTCGTGACCCTGCAGTTCCAGCTGGACTGGGGTTGGGCACCGGCACTGGCCGCCGTCGGCATGCTCCCGCAGGTCGCCGTCCTCGTCGCGGGCGGCCCGTTCGTCGGCCGGTTCGTCGACCGCGTCGGGATCGACCACGCGGCGTGGTCCAGCGCCGCCGCGGTGGTGGCCGGTCTCGCCGTGTACGGAGTGCTCGGGCGCTTCGGCTACCCCTGGGTCGCCGCCGCGCTCGTGCTCGAGGCGGCCGGCATGCGCGTCGTCGGGGTCGTCGCGGGCGTGAACGTCCTCCGCGGCCTGCCTGCGGCGCGCACGACGATCGGTGCCGCGCTCGTCGACACGGCCACCGAGGTCGCGTCCGGCATCGGTCTCGCCGTCACGGGGACCGTCCTCGCCGCGTCCGCCGTCGGTCGGCTCACCGCGGGCGGGTGGACCGCCGCACAGACCGCGGGGTTCCGGGAGGCCGTGACCACCGGGGCCCTCGTCCTCACCGTCGTCGCCGCGGCACTCGTCGCCTGGGGGATCGCCCGCGGCCGACGTGCCGTGCCGCTCGGTTGA
- the guaA gene encoding glutamine-hydrolyzing GMP synthase, producing the protein MSETDQRPVLVVDFGAQYAQLIARRVREANVYSEIVPHTVTADEIKAKDPAAIVLSGGPSSVYEAGSPDLDEGILELGVPVLGICYGFQVMAKSLGGEVANTGLREYGATDVELVGDGGTLLGGQPAAQTAWMSHGDSVRTAPEGFEVLASSSSTPVAAFGSDERKLYGVQWHPEVKHSAEGQRVIENFLHKAAGLPGDWNAGNVIAEQVERIREQVGSARVIAGLSGGVDSAVAAALVQKAVGDQLTCVFVDHGLLRADERKQVEEDYVASTGVRLVTIDAEQQFLDALAGVSDPEQKRKIIGREFIRTFESAAEALVLEAKADDDAGEVRFLVQGTLYPDVVESGGGTGTANIKSHHNVGGLPEDMTFALVEPLRTLFKDEVRAIGRELGLPEVIVGRQPFPGPGLGIRIVGEVTKDRLDLLRAADAIVRAELTAAGLDQEIWQCPVVLLADVRSVGVQGDGRTYGHPIVLRPVSSEDAMTADWTRLPYDVLARISNRITNEVRDVNRVVLDVTSKPPGTIEWE; encoded by the coding sequence GTGAGCGAGACCGACCAGCGTCCCGTCCTCGTCGTCGACTTCGGCGCCCAGTACGCGCAGCTCATCGCCCGTCGCGTGCGTGAGGCGAACGTCTACAGCGAGATCGTGCCGCACACCGTCACGGCCGACGAGATCAAGGCGAAGGACCCCGCCGCGATCGTCCTGTCGGGAGGGCCGTCCAGCGTCTACGAGGCCGGCTCGCCCGACCTCGACGAGGGCATCCTCGAGCTCGGTGTACCCGTCCTCGGCATCTGCTACGGCTTCCAGGTGATGGCGAAGTCACTCGGCGGTGAGGTCGCGAACACCGGCCTCCGCGAGTACGGGGCCACCGACGTCGAGCTCGTCGGCGACGGCGGCACGCTGCTCGGCGGCCAGCCCGCGGCGCAGACCGCCTGGATGAGCCACGGCGACTCCGTGCGCACCGCGCCCGAGGGCTTCGAGGTCCTCGCGTCGAGCTCCTCGACCCCGGTCGCGGCGTTCGGGTCCGACGAGCGCAAGCTCTACGGCGTGCAGTGGCACCCCGAGGTCAAGCACTCCGCCGAGGGCCAGCGGGTCATCGAGAACTTCCTGCACAAGGCGGCGGGCCTGCCGGGTGACTGGAACGCCGGCAACGTCATCGCGGAGCAGGTCGAGCGGATCCGCGAGCAGGTCGGCTCGGCGCGGGTCATCGCCGGTCTGTCGGGCGGTGTCGACTCCGCCGTCGCCGCCGCGCTCGTGCAGAAGGCCGTGGGCGATCAGCTCACCTGCGTCTTCGTCGACCACGGCTTGCTGCGCGCCGACGAGCGGAAGCAGGTGGAAGAGGACTACGTCGCCTCGACCGGCGTCCGGCTCGTCACGATCGACGCCGAGCAGCAGTTCCTCGACGCACTCGCCGGTGTGTCCGACCCGGAGCAGAAGCGCAAGATCATCGGGCGCGAGTTCATCCGGACGTTCGAGTCCGCGGCCGAGGCCCTGGTGCTCGAGGCGAAGGCGGACGACGACGCGGGCGAGGTCAGGTTCCTCGTGCAGGGCACGCTCTACCCCGACGTCGTCGAGTCCGGCGGCGGGACGGGCACCGCGAACATCAAGTCGCACCACAACGTCGGCGGCCTGCCCGAGGACATGACGTTCGCGCTCGTCGAGCCGCTCCGGACCCTGTTCAAGGACGAGGTCCGGGCGATCGGCCGCGAACTCGGCCTGCCCGAGGTCATCGTCGGGCGGCAGCCGTTCCCCGGCCCGGGCCTCGGCATCCGCATCGTCGGCGAGGTCACGAAGGACCGCCTCGACCTGCTCCGTGCGGCGGACGCGATCGTCCGCGCCGAACTCACCGCGGCGGGCCTCGACCAGGAGATCTGGCAGTGCCCCGTGGTGCTGCTCGCCGACGTCCGGTCGGTCGGCGTGCAGGGCGACGGGCGGACCTACGGGCACCCGATCGTGCTGCGCCCCGTCTCCTCGGAGGACGCCATGACGGCGGACTGGACGCGTCTGCCGTACGACGTCCTCGCGCGGATCTCGAACCGGATCACGAACGAGGTGCGTGACGTCAACCGCGTCGTGCTCGACGTCACGTCGAAGCCGCCGGGCACCATCGAGTGGGAGTAG
- a CDS encoding Bax inhibitor-1/YccA family protein has translation MAFKPGFDQSPAFNDAGRNAWGNGAYGAGAPYGQAPYGQQAPYGRAGGQPLTPEQLQYMYDRPAAGPVETDRMSYEDTIVKTLVAFGVLVVGAVIGWMVPALMIVGVIGGFVLALVNTFKRRPSPALVLTYAGLEGLFVGGISQVFNTQWDGIVAQAVFGTLGVFAVTLLLFTSGKVRATPKATRFFLVAMLGYLAFSLVNLVLMWTGVTHSAFGLLNVTLFGIPLGVLIGILVVLMAAYSLVLDFDQIKTGVERGAPRIYGWTAAFGLIVTLVWLYLEILRILAILRNN, from the coding sequence ATGGCGTTCAAGCCCGGTTTCGACCAGTCCCCCGCCTTCAACGACGCGGGCCGCAACGCATGGGGCAACGGTGCCTACGGCGCCGGCGCCCCCTACGGCCAGGCCCCGTACGGACAGCAGGCCCCCTACGGCCGGGCCGGCGGCCAGCCGCTCACGCCCGAGCAGCTCCAGTACATGTACGACCGCCCGGCGGCCGGCCCGGTCGAGACCGACCGCATGAGCTACGAGGACACGATCGTCAAGACGCTCGTGGCCTTCGGTGTGCTCGTCGTCGGCGCGGTCATCGGGTGGATGGTCCCGGCGCTCATGATCGTCGGCGTCATCGGGGGCTTCGTGCTCGCGCTCGTCAACACGTTCAAGCGCAGGCCCTCACCCGCCCTCGTCCTCACCTACGCGGGGCTCGAAGGCCTCTTCGTCGGCGGGATCTCGCAGGTCTTCAACACCCAGTGGGACGGCATCGTCGCCCAGGCGGTGTTCGGCACGCTCGGCGTCTTCGCCGTGACGCTCCTGCTCTTCACGTCCGGCAAGGTCCGTGCGACCCCGAAGGCCACGCGGTTCTTCCTCGTCGCGATGCTCGGGTACCTCGCGTTCTCGCTCGTGAACCTCGTCCTCATGTGGACGGGTGTCACGCACAGCGCGTTCGGTCTGCTGAACGTGACGCTGTTCGGCATCCCGCTCGGTGTGCTCATCGGCATCCTCGTGGTGCTCATGGCCGCGTACTCGCTCGTGCTCGACTTCGACCAGATCAAGACCGGCGTCGAGCGTGGCGCCCCGCGCATCTACGGCTGGACCGCAGCGTTCGGACTCATCGTCACGTTGGTCTGGCTGTACCTCGAGATCCTGCGCATCCTCGCCATCCTGCGGAACAACTAG
- a CDS encoding SURF1 family cytochrome oxidase biogenesis protein, producing MARRPRWIGLLVLALALAALFAFLGRWQLERAIATAKVGPASTENRQVLDRVTKPQRSMPEDLAGQRVSVRGHFVAGDTVVLSGRSGGGRFQTVGHFVDSSSGASLPVVIGYADARRAALAGGARAATGRTVTVEGRYYPSESPDQDAFQKGEHSAVAAASLVNEWHDFDGEIYGGYVVATHPTAAQAHLGTIADRAPTRNVQFNWLNLFYAVEWVVFAGFAVFLWYRFVKDAWEREQDEAAGDDDGPDDDRDPDPDLPVGSAGAQDSQLLAGAHAGHR from the coding sequence TTCGCGTTCCTCGGGCGGTGGCAGCTCGAACGGGCGATCGCGACGGCGAAGGTCGGTCCCGCCTCCACCGAGAACCGGCAGGTGCTCGACCGCGTCACGAAGCCGCAGCGCTCCATGCCGGAGGACCTCGCCGGTCAGCGGGTCTCCGTGCGGGGGCACTTCGTCGCGGGCGACACGGTGGTGCTCAGCGGGCGCAGCGGCGGTGGCCGCTTCCAGACGGTCGGGCACTTCGTCGACAGCAGCTCGGGCGCCAGCCTCCCGGTCGTCATCGGGTACGCGGACGCGCGGCGGGCGGCCCTCGCGGGTGGTGCCCGGGCCGCCACGGGTCGTACCGTCACGGTCGAGGGCCGCTACTACCCGTCGGAGTCACCCGACCAGGACGCGTTCCAGAAGGGCGAGCACAGTGCCGTGGCCGCGGCGTCGCTCGTCAACGAGTGGCACGACTTCGACGGCGAGATCTACGGCGGGTACGTGGTCGCCACCCATCCGACGGCGGCCCAGGCGCACCTCGGCACGATCGCCGACCGGGCGCCCACCCGGAACGTCCAGTTCAACTGGCTCAACCTCTTCTACGCGGTCGAGTGGGTCGTCTTCGCGGGCTTCGCGGTGTTCCTCTGGTACCGCTTCGTCAAGGACGCCTGGGAGCGTGAGCAGGACGAGGCGGCCGGTGACGACGACGGGCCGGACGACGACCGCGATCCCGACCCGGACCTCCCGGTCGGCTCTGCGGGTGCTCAGGACTCCCAGCTGCTCGCCGGGGCCCACGCGGGCCACCGGTAG
- a CDS encoding TetR/AcrR family transcriptional regulator, whose translation MPRTTARGGPETRARIAAIASGLFHERGFDAVTVAEVARAAGVSSVTVFNHFPRKEDLFLDRSLDAAELLRAAVRSRPAGTDVLAALHAVALRLVDERHPLSGLDDRSGPFFRTVAESSALVARAREIGAELQRTLEDAVREDGSSDGDPTLLAAFVVAGYATVLVVTARHVIAGTPADALVDDHRARLGRLFDALRDGLAR comes from the coding sequence ATGCCACGGACCACAGCGCGCGGTGGACCCGAGACGCGAGCCAGGATCGCCGCGATCGCGTCCGGCCTGTTCCACGAACGCGGTTTCGACGCCGTGACCGTCGCGGAGGTCGCGCGGGCCGCCGGCGTGTCCAGCGTCACCGTCTTCAACCACTTCCCGCGGAAGGAGGACCTGTTCCTCGACCGCTCGCTCGACGCCGCCGAGCTGCTCCGTGCGGCGGTGCGGTCGCGTCCCGCCGGCACCGACGTCCTGGCTGCACTGCACGCCGTGGCCCTGCGGCTCGTCGACGAACGGCATCCCCTGTCTGGGCTCGACGACCGGTCCGGTCCGTTCTTCCGGACCGTGGCGGAGTCCTCGGCCCTCGTCGCCCGGGCGCGCGAGATCGGCGCGGAACTGCAGCGGACCCTCGAGGACGCGGTCCGGGAGGACGGGTCGTCCGACGGTGATCCGACCCTGCTCGCGGCCTTCGTCGTGGCGGGCTACGCCACCGTCCTCGTGGTCACCGCGCGTCACGTGATCGCGGGGACCCCGGCCGACGCCCTCGTCGACGACCACCGGGCGCGGTTGGGGCGGCTGTTCGACGCGCTCCGGGACGGTCTCGCCCGCTGA
- a CDS encoding DUF3817 domain-containing protein, whose amino-acid sequence MALTVRTRDIRKIPGAVRLYRVSAYITGVMLLLLVLEMVLKYTPMHTEMQLGGNGFFVPEGTSGKAPGTFDLSIGILIAHGWLYVLYLFADFRLWSIMRWKPLRFLLIALGGVVPFLSFFVEHRMAGIALATHHELVAQHQQARQKEAAR is encoded by the coding sequence ATGGCCCTGACCGTCCGCACGCGTGACATCCGCAAGATCCCGGGGGCGGTCCGCCTGTACCGGGTCTCCGCGTACATCACGGGTGTCATGCTCCTGCTGCTCGTGCTCGAGATGGTCCTCAAGTACACGCCGATGCACACCGAGATGCAGCTGGGCGGCAACGGCTTCTTCGTGCCCGAGGGCACCTCGGGCAAGGCCCCCGGCACGTTCGACCTGTCGATCGGGATCCTCATCGCGCACGGCTGGCTGTACGTGCTCTACCTCTTCGCCGACTTCCGCCTGTGGAGCATCATGCGCTGGAAGCCGCTGCGCTTCCTGCTCATCGCCCTCGGCGGTGTCGTCCCGTTCCTGTCGTTCTTCGTGGAGCACCGCATGGCGGGCATCGCGCTGGCGACCCACCACGAACTCGTCGCGCAGCACCAGCAGGCGCGCCAGAAGGAGGCCGCTCGGTGA